From one Nonomuraea polychroma genomic stretch:
- a CDS encoding class I SAM-dependent methyltransferase: MCEVRSVTHRGDLFHQRLREHWTGHFGRRLDVLVAGCADAQPPVLEHIETRATGVDEDHPAIRVALEERTDMVAWTLGDLRSVPLPPRSYDVIQLSFLLERVKHAELIFDRLLQSLRPGGLILLRMRDRGSAYGLLDRITPSWLRRLLWRSLVDPVTPGPLPTIYEPLTSSDGIHAFCLSRGLMITDDERNVSGPARGSRIACAAIRAVANLTSGRYPASHDEITMVIRKPQHHFARII; encoded by the coding sequence ATGTGCGAGGTTCGATCGGTCACCCATCGAGGCGATCTCTTCCATCAGCGGCTCCGTGAGCACTGGACCGGCCACTTCGGCAGACGGCTCGACGTGCTCGTCGCCGGCTGCGCCGACGCCCAGCCGCCGGTGCTGGAGCATATCGAGACCAGGGCCACCGGAGTCGACGAGGACCACCCGGCGATCAGGGTAGCGCTGGAGGAGCGGACGGACATGGTCGCCTGGACGCTGGGAGACCTGCGCAGCGTGCCGCTGCCGCCCAGGTCCTACGACGTGATCCAGCTGTCGTTCCTGCTGGAGAGGGTCAAGCACGCCGAGCTGATCTTCGACCGGCTCCTGCAGTCCCTGCGCCCGGGCGGGCTGATCCTGCTGCGCATGCGCGACCGCGGGTCGGCCTACGGCCTCCTCGACCGGATCACGCCCTCGTGGTTGCGCCGCCTGCTGTGGCGCTCCCTCGTCGACCCGGTCACACCGGGGCCGCTGCCCACGATCTACGAGCCGCTGACGTCGAGTGACGGCATACACGCGTTCTGTCTCAGCCGCGGCCTCATGATCACCGACGACGAGCGGAACGTGAGCGGCCCGGCGCGCGGAAGCAGGATCGCCTGCGCCGCGATCAGAGCTGTTGCCAATCTGACCAGCGGCCGCTACCCCGCATCCCATGACGAGATCACGATGGTGATCAGAAAGCCGCAGCACCACTTCGCCCGGATCATCTAG
- the cysC gene encoding adenylyl-sulfate kinase, with product MEWTPEPHELADLELLLSGAFDPLTGFLGHDDVHTVHERGTLADGTPWPAPVTLHLPVEVFPRDEITLLDPEGLPLAVLTVTAQEADGLTSGPVKALGTPEHGPFARLRRTPAQVKEELGGCPALAVTMRGPLDDLSEIVATAKELDAVILLLALSYGEAGPAVVRAALRAKDQLPDGALVVSVPLAPRAEPEIDLELREHVATAYGATEHIAGPEPVSIPGPPHRRGLVVFFTGLSGSGKSTIARGLRDALLELGTRTVTYLDGDVVRQLLSKGLTFSKSDRDLNIRRIGFVAAEAARHGGLAICAPIAPYAATRAEVREMVESVGADFLLVHVATPLEECERRDRKGLYAKARAGLIPEFTGISDPYEEPDDADLVIDTTHITIDAAVSQVLGTLRSGGWIR from the coding sequence GTGGAGTGGACCCCCGAGCCGCATGAGCTGGCCGACCTCGAGCTGCTGCTCTCCGGGGCGTTCGACCCGCTGACCGGATTCCTGGGCCACGACGATGTCCACACGGTGCACGAGCGAGGCACACTCGCCGACGGGACGCCATGGCCCGCGCCCGTCACGCTCCACCTGCCCGTCGAGGTCTTCCCCCGCGACGAGATCACTCTGCTGGACCCGGAGGGCCTGCCACTCGCCGTGCTCACGGTGACCGCGCAGGAGGCCGACGGGCTGACCTCGGGGCCCGTCAAGGCCCTCGGCACGCCGGAGCACGGACCGTTCGCCCGCCTGCGGCGTACCCCGGCCCAGGTGAAGGAAGAACTCGGGGGTTGTCCCGCGCTCGCCGTCACCATGCGGGGACCTCTCGACGATCTCTCCGAGATCGTCGCCACCGCGAAGGAACTCGACGCGGTGATCCTGCTCCTGGCCCTCTCGTACGGCGAGGCCGGCCCCGCGGTCGTCCGCGCCGCGCTCCGCGCCAAGGACCAGCTCCCCGATGGCGCGCTCGTCGTCTCCGTGCCCTTGGCCCCGCGCGCCGAACCCGAGATCGACCTCGAGCTGCGCGAGCACGTCGCCACCGCCTACGGCGCGACCGAGCACATCGCCGGGCCCGAGCCGGTGAGCATCCCCGGGCCGCCGCATCGGCGCGGGCTCGTGGTGTTCTTCACCGGCCTGTCCGGGTCGGGCAAGTCCACGATCGCCCGCGGCCTGCGTGACGCGCTGCTGGAGCTCGGCACCCGCACGGTGACCTACCTCGACGGGGACGTGGTGCGGCAGCTGCTGTCCAAGGGCCTGACGTTCTCCAAGAGCGACCGCGATCTCAACATCCGGCGCATCGGCTTCGTGGCCGCCGAAGCCGCCCGCCACGGCGGGCTGGCCATCTGCGCGCCCATCGCCCCCTATGCGGCCACCCGCGCGGAGGTGCGGGAGATGGTCGAGTCGGTCGGCGCCGACTTCCTGCTCGTGCACGTCGCGACGCCGCTGGAGGAGTGTGAGCGGCGCGACCGCAAGGGCCTGTACGCCAAGGCCCGCGCCGGCCTCATCCCCGAGTTCACCGGCATCTCCGACCCCTACGAGGAGCCGGACGACGCCGACCTGGTGATCGACACCACGCACATCACGATCGACGCGGCCGTCTCCCAGGTCTTGGGGACGCTGCGGTCTGGAGGCTGGATCCGTTGA
- a CDS encoding sulfite exporter TauE/SafE family protein has protein sequence MSADFPLIAGSFLVAIVVGLTGMGGGALMTPMMMLFFNVPPLAAVSSDLVASAVMKPVGSVVHLRRGTVNLRLVGWLCAGSVPTAFCGVFLARAFAVSDGVKYALGVALLLAVAGMALKAWLGTRGGTSSAQDIVVRPIPTLLVGMVGGLVVGVSSVGSGSLIIVALLVLYPALKANQLVGTDLVQAVPLVTAAALGHLLFGDFQMDLTVSLLIGSIPGVYLGARISSRAPGGLIRAMLAIVLLASALKLLDVSNTVTVWALAAATAITIAGWRWRRLLPGNRAAAPSETVSTH, from the coding sequence GTGAGCGCAGACTTCCCCCTGATCGCCGGGTCGTTCCTCGTCGCTATCGTGGTCGGGCTGACCGGCATGGGCGGCGGGGCGCTGATGACCCCGATGATGATGTTGTTCTTCAACGTGCCACCGCTGGCGGCGGTCTCCAGCGACCTGGTGGCCTCGGCCGTGATGAAGCCGGTGGGCAGCGTCGTACACCTGCGCCGCGGCACGGTCAACCTGCGTCTGGTGGGCTGGCTGTGCGCGGGTTCGGTGCCGACCGCTTTCTGCGGGGTGTTCCTGGCCCGGGCGTTCGCGGTCAGCGACGGGGTCAAGTACGCCCTGGGCGTGGCGCTGCTGCTGGCCGTGGCGGGCATGGCGCTCAAGGCGTGGCTCGGGACACGGGGAGGGACGTCGAGCGCACAGGACATCGTCGTGCGCCCAATTCCGACCCTACTGGTCGGTATGGTAGGCGGACTGGTGGTCGGCGTCTCCTCCGTCGGCTCGGGGTCACTGATCATCGTGGCCCTGCTCGTGCTCTATCCGGCGCTCAAGGCCAACCAGCTCGTGGGCACCGACCTGGTGCAGGCCGTGCCGCTGGTCACCGCGGCCGCGCTCGGCCACCTGCTGTTCGGCGACTTCCAGATGGATCTCACGGTGTCGCTGCTCATCGGCTCGATCCCGGGCGTCTATCTCGGCGCCAGGATCTCCTCGCGCGCACCGGGCGGGCTGATCAGGGCCATGCTGGCGATCGTGCTGCTCGCCTCCGCGCTCAAGCTGCTCGACGTGAGCAACACCGTCACCGTCTGGGCGCTCGCCGCGGCGACCGCCATCACCATCGCGGGCTGGAGATGGCGGCGCCTTCTCCCCGGCAACCGCGCCGCCGCACCGAGCGAGACCGTGAGCACGCACTAG
- a CDS encoding glycoside hydrolase family 26 protein, which yields MRTPVATAIKDQDKVAGAPACTATARLIPSCGAWWGLAPEVFTGAPIEQALHGAEARMGATADVLHVYHRGSELFPTQAELRLARDPARPRLLMINWKPSFDHTWAEIADGALDARIDRLAEYLRSTFPERFFLTLHHEPENDVDASSGSGMQATDYAAMYRHVVLRLREQGVRNAVTVMTYMGAPNWAAEPWFEELYPGDDVVDWVAMDPYADDRVQDFDGLVNKTREEYAQWPGFYRWMQLRFPGKPVMVAEWGVFERPRDPGFKRRFFESVRRQVKRYPQIKALLYFDSPQAPRGDTSFDSNAEADRAFTRLARDRYFRSTPVPRP from the coding sequence ATGCGGACGCCGGTCGCCACAGCCATCAAAGATCAGGACAAGGTCGCGGGGGCGCCGGCCTGCACGGCCACCGCCAGGCTCATTCCGTCGTGCGGCGCGTGGTGGGGCCTGGCGCCAGAGGTCTTCACCGGCGCTCCGATCGAGCAGGCGCTGCACGGGGCGGAGGCCCGCATGGGCGCCACCGCCGACGTGCTGCACGTCTACCACCGGGGCAGCGAATTGTTCCCGACCCAAGCGGAGCTGCGGCTGGCCCGCGATCCCGCGCGGCCGCGGCTGCTCATGATCAACTGGAAGCCGTCGTTCGACCACACGTGGGCAGAGATCGCCGACGGAGCGCTCGACGCCAGGATCGACCGGCTGGCCGAATACCTCAGGAGCACCTTCCCCGAGCGGTTCTTCCTCACCCTCCATCACGAGCCGGAGAACGACGTGGACGCCTCGTCCGGGTCGGGCATGCAGGCCACCGACTACGCCGCGATGTACCGGCACGTGGTGCTCAGGCTGCGCGAGCAGGGCGTGCGGAACGCCGTCACGGTCATGACGTACATGGGGGCGCCGAACTGGGCGGCCGAGCCGTGGTTCGAGGAGCTCTACCCGGGCGACGACGTGGTGGACTGGGTCGCCATGGACCCTTACGCCGACGACCGGGTCCAGGACTTCGACGGGCTGGTGAACAAGACCCGCGAGGAATACGCGCAGTGGCCGGGTTTCTACCGGTGGATGCAGCTGCGCTTCCCCGGCAAACCGGTCATGGTGGCCGAGTGGGGGGTGTTCGAGCGGCCCCGGGACCCGGGGTTCAAGCGGAGGTTCTTCGAGTCGGTGCGCCGGCAGGTCAAGCGGTATCCCCAGATCAAGGCGCTGCTGTACTTCGACTCGCCGCAGGCGCCGCGGGGCGACACCAGCTTCGACTCCAACGCCGAAGCCGACCGGGCCTTCACCCGGCTCGCACGAGATCGGTACTTCCGCTCGACCCCCGTCCCGCGCCCCTAA
- a CDS encoding Wzz/FepE/Etk N-terminal domain-containing protein, with translation MSQPPDVQARRPGADLDEHLSLLRRRWLLLVGCVVVGGTAGLALMRLTPPAYTATTQVHVMPVGPQEPGNQVTARQREALNLDTEAQVAQSAVVAARAARELGVEATEPAEVTVPPNSAVLWISVTAADPRVSAAQSHAYAEAYLAHRRESALDALAAQQQVVLAKLKQVNAGIDAGIKELAGLAKGSPERTIALQRQGVLNRQAASLALKYDALRTVAVTPGAIISRAAPPAGPSAPSLPLYLGTGLMAGLLIGSAAAYARDRLDTRLRTAADVERLTGLPVLGDLSSPREDGVEHDLACAVVAACPGKRLLVKMLPAGLSASFAGEPLEIRAPLSVLDGSDVRDLARADAALLLVGLGRLRAEQVTAAAVRLGRHDLPIIGVVTATDVVPTFLPLLEPRPHTPLGKLVATGEFGVSVSAETTPMQALRQTLPGQQP, from the coding sequence ATGAGCCAGCCGCCGGACGTCCAGGCCCGCCGCCCCGGCGCGGACCTGGACGAGCATCTCTCACTGCTGCGCAGGCGGTGGCTGCTCCTCGTGGGCTGCGTGGTGGTCGGCGGCACGGCCGGGCTCGCGCTGATGCGCCTCACCCCGCCCGCCTACACCGCCACCACGCAGGTGCACGTCATGCCGGTCGGGCCGCAGGAGCCGGGCAATCAGGTGACCGCCCGCCAGCGCGAGGCGCTCAACCTCGACACCGAGGCCCAGGTCGCCCAGTCGGCCGTGGTCGCCGCCCGCGCCGCACGGGAGCTGGGGGTCGAGGCGACCGAACCTGCCGAGGTCACGGTGCCGCCGAACTCGGCGGTCCTGTGGATCTCCGTCACCGCCGCCGATCCCCGCGTCTCCGCCGCCCAGTCGCACGCGTACGCCGAGGCATACCTCGCGCATCGGCGCGAGAGCGCGCTGGACGCGCTCGCGGCGCAGCAGCAGGTGGTGCTGGCCAAGCTCAAGCAGGTCAACGCGGGCATCGACGCGGGCATCAAGGAGCTCGCCGGGCTGGCCAAAGGCAGTCCCGAGCGGACGATCGCGCTGCAGCGGCAGGGGGTGCTCAACCGGCAGGCCGCCAGCCTCGCACTCAAGTACGACGCGTTGCGCACGGTCGCGGTGACCCCCGGCGCGATCATCAGCCGGGCCGCGCCGCCGGCCGGGCCCAGCGCGCCCAGCCTGCCGCTCTACCTCGGCACCGGGCTGATGGCGGGCCTTCTCATCGGCTCCGCCGCCGCCTATGCCCGCGACCGGCTCGACACGCGGCTGCGTACGGCCGCCGACGTCGAGCGGCTGACCGGCCTGCCCGTGCTGGGCGACCTGTCGAGCCCGCGCGAGGACGGTGTGGAGCACGATCTGGCCTGCGCCGTGGTCGCCGCGTGCCCGGGCAAGCGGCTGCTGGTCAAGATGCTGCCTGCCGGCCTCTCCGCCTCGTTCGCCGGGGAGCCACTGGAGATCCGGGCACCGCTGTCGGTGCTCGACGGCTCCGACGTGCGCGATCTGGCCAGGGCCGACGCGGCCCTGCTGCTGGTCGGGCTCGGGCGGCTCAGGGCGGAGCAGGTCACGGCCGCCGCGGTCCGGCTGGGCCGGCACGACCTGCCGATCATCGGCGTGGTGACGGCCACCGACGTGGTCCCGACGTTCCTGCCGCTGCTGGAGCCGCGCCCGCACACGCCGCTCGGCAAGCTCGTGGCCACCGGGGAGTTCGGGGTGAGCGTGTCGGCGGAGACCACGCCCATGCAGGCACTTCGCCAGACCCTTCCCGG